The Ruminococcus bovis genome includes a region encoding these proteins:
- the hrcA gene encoding heat-inducible transcriptional repressor HrcA, producing MGLSDRKKKILSCVVESYIADGEAVGSKTLQAALDFEVSSATIRNEMAALENEGYLIQPHTSAGRIPSQKGYRYYIDNLMEKTELNPRFTQYADSYLRKRAESPESVLNAASTLLTELTGLPSVATTPPEGNSRVHKLRFVQTGRYTGMVVLITSTGMVKSQLFRTEFVLTPDMLRVFDEALNKSFAGLPLKDITKAFIQTTALGFGELSFFMPNVLLAIRDAAKEASHISVAESGMTKLLFLNDFDIFSARDILKFLSDKNNVSELLTMNTGTKVIIGEESGKYELSNSGIVVSRYNLGGSMAGAVAVIGPQRMSYKDIVSATEYVADKSGELISELLEAD from the coding sequence ATGGGTCTATCAGACAGAAAAAAGAAAATCCTCTCCTGTGTTGTTGAGTCTTACATTGCCGATGGTGAGGCTGTAGGTTCAAAAACACTTCAAGCTGCTTTAGATTTTGAAGTTTCTTCTGCTACTATTAGAAATGAGATGGCTGCCCTTGAAAATGAAGGTTATTTAATTCAACCTCATACTTCAGCCGGTAGAATCCCATCACAAAAAGGTTATCGTTATTATATTGATAACCTAATGGAAAAGACAGAACTTAATCCACGATTTACCCAATATGCCGACTCTTATCTTAGAAAAAGAGCTGAGTCACCGGAAAGTGTACTGAATGCAGCGTCAACTCTATTAACTGAGTTAACCGGTTTGCCATCAGTTGCAACAACACCTCCTGAGGGTAATTCAAGAGTCCATAAGCTAAGGTTTGTACAAACAGGCAGATATACCGGTATGGTTGTACTGATAACTTCAACAGGTATGGTTAAGAGCCAGTTATTTAGAACTGAATTTGTTTTAACACCTGATATGCTTAGAGTGTTTGATGAAGCACTTAACAAATCTTTTGCAGGACTTCCACTAAAAGATATTACAAAGGCTTTTATCCAAACCACTGCTTTAGGTTTTGGTGAACTTTCATTCTTTATGCCAAATGTTCTTTTGGCAATCAGGGATGCAGCCAAAGAAGCCTCTCACATATCTGTAGCTGAAAGTGGAATGACTAAGTTGTTGTTCTTAAATGATTTTGATATTTTTTCAGCAAGAGATATTTTAAAGTTTTTAAGTGACAAAAACAATGTTTCCGAATTACTTACAATGAACACCGGTACAAAGGTTATTATTGGTGAGGAAAGTGGTAAATATGAGCTTTCTAATTCGGGAATTGTTGTTTCAAGATATAACTTAGGTGGTTCAATGGCAGGTGCAGTTGCCGTTATTGGTCCACAAAGAATGAGTTATAAGGACATTGTTTCGGCAACAGAATATGTAGCCGATAAGTCCGGTGAATTAATAAGTGAACTGCTTGAGGCAGATTAG
- the dnaK gene encoding molecular chaperone DnaK, giving the protein MAKTIGIDLGTTNSCVAVIEGGEPVVIANAEGARTTPSVVAFGKDGERMVGQVAKRQAITNPEKTISSIKREMGTSYKVTIDNKSYTPQEVSAMILQKLKSDAEAYLGETVTQAVITVPAYFTDAQRQATKDAGKIAGLDVKRIINEPTAAALSYGVDKENDQKVMVYDLGGGTFDVSIIEMGDGVQEVLATAGNNRLGGDDFDQRIINWMVQEFKTAEGVDLTSDKMAMQRLKEAAEKAKIELSGVTQAAINLPFITATQTGPKHLDLTLSRAKFDELTADLVQSTMGPVKQALSDSGLSINEIDKVLMVGGSSRIPAVQTAVKNLIGKEPFKGINPDECVAIGAAIQAGVLGGEVDGLLLLDVTPLSLGVETMGGVMTKIIDRNTTIPTKKSQIFSTAADNQTQVEINVLQGEREFARDNKQLGLFALTGIAPAMRGVPQIEVTFDIDANGIVNVSAKDLGTGAEQKITISNSTSMSKDDIDKAVKEAEQFAAEDKKRREAVDAKNEAENMAYQAEKLVNENGDKLAEEDKTALNTKAQAVKDACQKNDADLIKTAKEDLEKTLMSVSQKLYQQAAPNGQPQPGPAPDMGGAPNNNNGDDGNVYDADFKDVD; this is encoded by the coding sequence ATGGCAAAGACAATTGGTATTGACTTAGGTACAACAAACTCATGTGTAGCAGTTATTGAAGGTGGCGAACCTGTAGTTATCGCTAATGCAGAAGGTGCAAGAACAACTCCATCAGTTGTTGCTTTCGGTAAAGATGGCGAAAGAATGGTTGGTCAGGTTGCAAAGCGTCAGGCTATCACAAACCCTGAAAAGACAATCTCATCAATTAAGAGAGAAATGGGTACTTCATATAAAGTAACAATCGACAACAAATCATATACACCACAGGAAGTTTCAGCAATGATTCTTCAGAAGCTAAAGTCAGATGCAGAAGCTTATCTAGGCGAAACAGTAACTCAGGCAGTTATTACAGTTCCTGCTTACTTTACAGATGCTCAGCGTCAGGCTACTAAGGATGCAGGTAAGATTGCCGGTCTTGATGTTAAGAGAATTATCAACGAACCAACAGCTGCTGCTCTATCATACGGTGTAGATAAAGAAAACGACCAGAAGGTTATGGTTTATGACCTTGGTGGTGGTACATTTGATGTAAGTATCATCGAAATGGGCGATGGTGTTCAGGAAGTTCTAGCTACTGCCGGTAATAACCGTCTTGGTGGTGATGACTTTGACCAGAGAATTATTAACTGGATGGTTCAGGAATTTAAGACTGCTGAAGGTGTTGACCTAACATCCGATAAGATGGCTATGCAGAGACTAAAGGAAGCAGCTGAAAAGGCTAAGATTGAACTTTCAGGTGTTACTCAGGCTGCTATTAACCTACCATTTATCACAGCTACTCAGACAGGTCCTAAGCACCTTGACTTAACTCTATCAAGAGCAAAGTTTGATGAACTGACTGCTGACCTAGTACAGTCAACAATGGGTCCTGTTAAACAGGCTCTAAGCGACTCAGGTCTATCAATTAACGAAATTGATAAGGTTCTTATGGTTGGTGGTTCTTCAAGAATCCCTGCAGTTCAGACAGCTGTTAAGAACTTAATCGGCAAAGAACCATTTAAGGGCATTAACCCTGATGAATGTGTTGCTATCGGTGCTGCTATTCAGGCTGGTGTTCTTGGTGGCGAAGTTGACGGTCTACTACTTCTAGATGTTACTCCACTATCACTAGGTGTTGAAACAATGGGTGGCGTAATGACTAAGATTATCGACAGAAACACAACAATCCCTACAAAGAAGAGCCAGATTTTCTCAACTGCTGCTGATAACCAGACACAGGTTGAAATCAATGTTCTACAGGGTGAAAGAGAATTTGCAAGAGATAACAAGCAGTTAGGTCTATTTGCTCTAACAGGTATCGCTCCTGCAATGCGTGGTGTTCCTCAGATTGAAGTTACTTTTGATATTGATGCTAACGGTATCGTTAATGTATCTGCTAAGGACCTTGGTACAGGTGCTGAACAGAAAATTACAATCAGTAACTCAACATCAATGAGCAAAGACGATATTGATAAGGCTGTTAAGGAAGCTGAACAGTTCGCTGCTGAAGATAAGAAGAGAAGAGAAGCAGTTGATGCTAAGAATGAAGCTGAAAATATGGCTTATCAGGCAGAAAAGCTTGTTAACGAAAATGGCGACAAACTAGCTGAAGAAGACAAGACTGCTCTAAATACAAAGGCTCAGGCAGTTAAGGATGCTTGTCAGAAAAATGACGCAGACCTAATCAAGACTGCTAAGGAAGATCTAGAAAAAACATTAATGTCAGTTTCTCAGAAACTATATCAGCAGGCTGCTCCAAACGGTCAGCCTCAGCCTGGTCCGGCTCCTGATATGGGTGGTGCACCAAACAATAACAATGGTGATGACGGCAATGTTTATGATGCAGATTTCAAGGATGTAGATTAA
- the rpsT gene encoding 30S ribosomal protein S20 yields MPNIKSAKKRVKVIATKTEQNKMIKSNLKTTVKKAYEAIENNDANKAEAVSLATKKIDQAAAKNIMHKNKAARMKSSLATKANA; encoded by the coding sequence ATGCCAAACATTAAATCAGCTAAAAAGCGTGTTAAGGTTATCGCTACAAAGACAGAACAGAACAAGATGATTAAGTCTAACCTAAAGACTACAGTTAAGAAAGCTTATGAAGCAATCGAAAACAACGATGCTAACAAGGCTGAGGCAGTTAGTCTTGCTACAAAGAAGATTGACCAGGCTGCAGCTAAGAACATTATGCACAAGAACAAAGCTGCTAGAATGAAGTCATCTTTAGCTACTAAGGCAAACGCTTAA
- a CDS encoding nucleotide exchange factor GrpE — protein sequence MAKEEKKKNSKAQEETVEATETETKAEEATEEKEPTAEEKLTEELKKEKEKYMRLAAEYDNYRKRTQQEKLGIYDDATAKAVEQLLPMADALQMALQNAKDAPQEFLKGLELIQNQFKTSMDKLKVEAFGEIGDEFDPNIHNAIAKIESDEVGENQISMIYQKGFKIGDKIIRHAMVQVANCD from the coding sequence ATGGCTAAAGAAGAAAAGAAGAAAAATTCTAAGGCTCAGGAAGAAACTGTAGAAGCTACAGAAACAGAAACTAAAGCCGAAGAAGCCACAGAAGAAAAAGAGCCTACTGCAGAAGAAAAGCTGACAGAGGAGCTAAAAAAAGAAAAAGAAAAATATATGCGACTTGCAGCTGAGTATGATAACTACCGCAAGCGTACACAACAAGAAAAATTAGGCATCTATGATGATGCAACAGCAAAGGCAGTTGAACAGCTACTACCAATGGCAGATGCTTTACAAATGGCTTTGCAAAATGCAAAAGATGCACCACAGGAATTTTTGAAAGGTCTTGAGTTGATTCAAAACCAGTTCAAAACTTCTATGGATAAATTAAAAGTTGAAGCCTTTGGTGAAATCGGTGATGAATTTGACCCAAATATTCACAATGCTATTGCTAAGATAGAAAGTGATGAAGTTGGAGAAAATCAAATCTCAATGATTTATCAAAAAGGTTTCAAGATTGGTGACAAGATTATTCGTCACGCAATGGTTCAGGTAGCTAATTGTGATTAA
- the prmA gene encoding 50S ribosomal protein L11 methyltransferase, which produces MDWTEITVTIDNKDVDITSDIANEVVPYGIYIEDYTNLEQDVEEIAHIDLIDEDLLKKDRTKAKVHMYISCEDNPLEAISQISEKLKEANIEFTIDSLDCADEDWLNNWKQYFQPTPIGKKLLIRPTWRENYDPQGRIVINLDPGLAFGTGTHETTSLCLSVLEKVVTENSTVLDVGCGSGILAIASLLLGAKEAVGVDIDGLAVKTAKENAELNNVSDRFTAIEGNFTEKVTGKYDIVVANIVADAIMFLSEGVKEFMKEDSIYIMSGIIDTRVDEVIESVSKNFEITDKLFLNGWYCLTAKIK; this is translated from the coding sequence ATGGATTGGACAGAAATTACTGTTACAATAGACAACAAGGATGTTGACATTACTTCCGATATAGCTAATGAGGTTGTACCTTATGGTATCTATATTGAGGACTACACAAACCTTGAACAAGATGTTGAAGAAATTGCACACATCGACCTTATTGATGAAGACTTATTAAAAAAGGATAGGACTAAAGCTAAGGTTCATATGTATATTAGTTGTGAGGACAATCCTCTTGAAGCAATCAGTCAGATTTCCGAAAAGTTAAAGGAAGCTAATATTGAATTTACTATTGATTCACTTGACTGTGCCGATGAGGATTGGCTTAACAATTGGAAACAATATTTTCAGCCTACACCTATTGGCAAAAAACTATTAATTCGCCCTACATGGAGAGAAAACTATGACCCTCAAGGCAGAATTGTAATTAACCTAGATCCCGGTCTTGCCTTTGGTACAGGTACTCACGAAACAACAAGCCTATGTCTCAGTGTACTTGAAAAGGTTGTTACAGAGAATTCTACTGTACTTGATGTTGGTTGTGGCAGTGGTATCCTTGCTATTGCATCTTTATTACTAGGTGCAAAGGAAGCTGTTGGTGTTGATATTGATGGTCTTGCAGTTAAGACAGCTAAAGAAAATGCTGAACTTAACAATGTATCGGACCGTTTCACTGCTATTGAGGGTAACTTTACAGAAAAAGTTACCGGCAAATACGACATTGTTGTTGCAAATATTGTAGCAGATGCAATTATGTTCCTGTCAGAAGGTGTTAAAGAGTTTATGAAAGAGGACTCTATCTACATTATGAGTGGTATTATTGACACCAGAGTGGATGAAGTTATTGAGTCGGTTTCGAAGAATTTTGAAATTACAGACAAGTTGTTCTTAAACGGTTGGTACTGTTTAACTGCAAAAATTAAATAA